CATCGCCGTCATGACGAACGGGCAGTACGACCAGCCCGCGCTCACGAAGAACGTCTCCGTCTCCGGCGTCACGTTCTCCGGACCGGGCGCACCCATCTACCTCGACCCGAAGAAGGACAACGCACGCACGAACATCAAGGACCTCGACCTCGGACCGTACACGACGCAGGTCACCGCGAGCGACTACCGCGACGGTGACTTCGCGTGGTACTTCGCCGACACGCAGAACGCGTTCGACTTCTCGACCGCGCTCGTCTCCGACGACTTCGACGGCGAAGCGGTCCCGAACCACCCCGTCGTGAAGGACACCGAGAGCGGCGACTACCTCGTCACGCCCGGACTCAGCGTTCAGTCCGCCGTCGACGCGGCCGACGAGGGCGACACGGTCGACGTCCGTGCGGGCACGTACGACGAGCACGTCTCCGTCGACGTCGCGAACCTCAACCTCACGACGAGCGCGGACGCCACCATCACGCGGGGCGTCTCGCTCGCGGCCGACGGGGCGACGCTCGCCGGGTTCACGGTCGAGCCCTCGAACTTCCACGGCGTCAGCCAGCCCGTCGGCGTCTACGTCCCCGCCGACGCGGGCGACGTCACCGTGAAGAACACCGTCTTCTCGGGCCCCGGCGTCGAGACGACCGCACGCGGCCTCCTCTTCGCCACGAACGGCGAGGGCACCGCGACGGTCTCCGGGAACGAGTTCACGGAGTGGTCCTCGGCGGTGTACGCTCCCGTGCAGGAGCTCACCGTCACCGGGAACGACTTCCACGACAACGCGTTCGCGCTCGGCGGCCTCGAAGCCGGCACGCCGACCGTGACCGCGAACGCCTTCACGAACAACGTCGAGGCGGTCGGCATCGGTCAGGCGACCGGCGTCGACCTCACTGAGAACACCTTCGAGAACAACGACCGCCACGTCAGGGACTACTCCGAACAGCCCGTCGACGTCCGCGCGGTCGCCGAGACCAACGACTTCGACGGCTGGGCCGCCGTCGCCGTCGACGACTCGGTCCAGCAGACGCTCTACGGCGACCTTCAAGCCGCCGTGGACGAAGCGAGCGCCGGGAACGCCGTCATCGTCGGCGGCACGCACACCACCGACGTCACGCTCGACGAGTCGCTGACGCTCGCGGGCGTCGACGACGCGACCATCGAGGGGTCGGTCGGCTTCCAGAAGAACTCCTTCGTCGACGACGCGACCGTCACCGGCCTCACCTTCACGGGCGACGGCACGGCGATTAACGCGAACAGCGCGGGTGACGACCTCACCGTGACGCACAACGACTTCGAGGGCGTCGCGAACGCGATGATTCACGGCGGCGAGGACAGCGGCCAGGACCACGTCAAGACGGGGTGGACGGTCTCGGAGAACACCGTCACTGACGCGGGGACGGCCTTCCGCCTCTGGAACCTCGGCGACCTCACCGTGGCGCAGAACGACTTCGAGCGGCTGTCCGGCGCGGGGGTCTCCCTCGTCGCCGTCGACGGCGCGCTCGTCGCGAACAACACCGTGACGGACACGACGAAGTCCGGCGTCTACGTCGACGGGCCGTTCATGGACGCCTTCGACACGGAGACGCGGGACGTCACGGTCAAGCACAACGTCTTCGACGCGGCCGGCGACGCGGACACGGAGTACGCGCAGGCCGCAGTGAGCACGGGCGCGAACCTCGCCGAGCGCGGCGAGGTCGGCGTCCACGCGAACAGCTTCCTGAACACGGAGACGTACGCGGTCTACGCCGACACCGGCGAGGGCGCGAGCGGCGCGCTGGACGCGACGCTGAACTGGTTCGGGCAGGCGTCCGGCCCGACGGCCGAACAGGTCGCCGGACCGGTCTCCTACGACCCGTTCCTGACGAACACGCCGGAGAACGTCCCGGCGGACGTCGATGAGACCCAGCAGTTCGGTCACGACGTCGTGATTCCGGGCGACGGCGAGTTCCACTCCGTCGCCTTCCCGGCCGGCACCGAGCGGACGTTCGGTGAGGTCTTCGGGAACTTCGACGGCACGGTCTGGGCGTACGACGCCGAGAGCGGCGAGTGGGTGAACCCCGCCGCCGACGACCGTATCGACGCGCTCGACGCGGTGCTCGTGAAGTCTGACGACCGCGTCGAGGTCGACTTCGACTTCGCGGACGCGAACGGCGACGCGCCGGTCGCGCCCGCGGAAACCGACCTCCACGAGGGCTGGAACTTCGTCGGCGCGCCGATGACCGGCAGCGCGGAGTCGGCGTTCGCGGCGTCCACCGCGAGTCCCGCTCGCGTCGTCCAGGTCTACGCCGGCGCGACGAGCCTCCCGGACGGCTCCGGGACAGCGTTCGGCCAGTACACCTTCGGGAGCGCGGCCGACAGCCCGGCTGTCAGCGGCTACACGGGCTACTGGGTCTACGTGAACGAGAACGGCACGCTCGCGGCGAACGGCCACCCGGGCATGACCGCGAGCGACGACGACCCCGCGCTCTCCACGCAGCACGGCGCGTTCACGACGGCGGAGGCGTCGGTCTGAGCCGATGTCGGTCACCACACCCCGCGCGGCGCTCGTCGTCGCGCTCGTCGCCGTGGTCGTCGCCGGTCCGGTCGTCGGCACGGCGGCCGCGGCACCGCCGGAGCCGCCGGCGGCCTACCACGGGCAGGTCACCGTGAACGGCGACCCCGCGCCCGCGGGGCTGACGGTGGCCGCGCACTTCCACGGCGAGACGACGGACACGCTCGAAACGACGAGTGACGGCGCGTTCGGCGGGCCGGGCGCGTTCGACGGGAAGCTGAAGGTCCCCGGGAACGCCTCGACCGACGGCGATTCGGTGTCGTTCACGGTGAACGGCGTCGACGCCGACACCACGGTCTCGTGGTCGTCGGGCGCGAACGAGCAGGTCACGCTGAACGTCGAGGACTCGACCGCCCCCGACGCCGCGGTCTCGAACCCCGTCTCCGCGCCGGTTCCGGCGGGGACGACGGTGACGCTCGACGCGTCCGGCTCCACTGACGCGCTCGGCGTCGACGCCTACGCGTGGTCGCTCCCCGACGGCTCCACGGCCAGCGGGCCGACCGCCGCGTACACGTTCGAGGACGCCGGCGAACACACGGTGGCCGTGACGGTCACGGACATCGCCGGGAACACCGCGACCGCCGAGACGACCGTCACCGTCGAGGCCGCCGACACCGGCAACGATGGCGGCGGTTCGGGCGGGAGCGACGACGGGCCGTCGACGCAGCCCGACGACTCGACGACGAACGAATCCGCGGCGAACGAATCCGAGGCGTCCGCGGGCGACGTCTCGCTCGCGGTCGACGCGAACGAGACGACGATTTCGGTGACGAACGCGTCCGCGAACGCGGCGACGCGCATCGACATTCCGGAATCGAACGCGACCAGCACGGAGAACGCCTCGCTCACCGGGCTGAACGTCTCCACGACGACCGGCGCGAACGTCTCGCTCTCCGTCAGCGTCTCCGACCGCGCGCCCGCCGAGAACGGCTCGGCGGCCGACAGCGGCGGCGGGGACGCCCTCTCCTACATCTCCGTCGAGCACGACGTCCCCGACGAGGAAATCGGCACCGTCGACTTCCGGTTCACCGTCTCCGAATCCCGGATGGCGGACCGCGGGACGGACGCCGACCGCGTGGTCCTCTACCGGAACCACGACGACGCGTGGCAGCGCCTCGACACCCGACACGTCGGCACGGCGGACGGCACCGCGACCTTCGTCGCGACCAGCCCCGGTCTCTCCGTGTTCGCCGTGCGCTCCGGCCAACCCGACATCTCCGTGACTGACGCCGCGCTCGACGCGACGAACGTCACGGTCGGCGAGGCGGCGTCCGTCGCCGTCACCGTCACGAACGACGGGAGCGGCGCCGGGAACGCCACGCTCGCCCTCACCGCGAACGGCGACGCCGTCACCACGCGCACGGTGTCGGTCGACGCCGACGCGACGACGAACGTCACGCTCGCCTTCACGCCCGAGAGCGCCGGCGAGTACGACGTCGCCGTCAACGGTACGGACGCCGGGACGCTCACCGCGAGCGCGCCCGCCACGACAACGACCGAATCGCCGTCCACCGACGACGCCGGGAACGCCGTCGGCGGCGACGCCCCGCGCGAGCAGTCCGGCTTCGACCTCTCCACGGTCGCCGTCACCGCGCTCGTCGCCGTCCTCGTCGTCGGCCTCTTCGCGCTCGCCCGCCGGCGAGTCTGAGACGCGATTCGGCCACCACTACTTATTCGCTCTCCCGAGTAGCGGGAGGCGATGGACGACCGCCCGCACTCGTTTCTCACCGCCGTCCGCCGCCACACGCGGCCAGCGGACGCGCTCGCGCTCTCCGTCGTCCCACTCGTCCTCCTCGCCGTCTACGCCCTCCCCGCCGCGACGAAGGAACGCCTCGCGCTCTCCTACGCCGACCCCTCCGCGCTCTCCCTCTACACGATGCACTTCGTGCACTTCCGCCTCACACACCTCCTCACGAACCTCGTCAGCTACGCCATCGCCGCCTCCGTCGTCTTCCTCCTCTGCGCGCTCTCACGTCGCCGGAAGCGCTTCTACGCGACGCTCTGCGTCTTCCTCTTCGCCTTCCCGCTCGTCGTCTCCCTCCTGAACGTCGCGCTCGTCCGTCCCCGCCTCGGCTACGGCTTCTCCGGGCTCAACGTGGCCTTCTTCGGCTTCCTCCCCGTCGCCCTCCTCGGCTACGTCGGCGACCGCTTCACGACCGACGTCACGCTCGACCACGCCCCGCTCCTCTTCTTCCTCGGCGCGGGCACCATCGCCCTCTTCGCCGCCCCGAGGACGCTCCCCGGCTACACCGCCAGCAGCCTCGCCGGCGTCTCCTGTGCGCTCTACGGCCGCTCCCTCCTCGACGACCTCACCGAACTCTCCCTCGCGGGCTTCCGCCGCGCGCTCGACCCCGCCGGCTACCTCGAACTCGCCGCGTTCGCCCTCACCGTCTTCGTCCTCTTCCCCTTCGCCGCCTTCCCCAACGACGTCCTCCACGAGGGCGTGCTCGTCAACGTCTACGTTCACCTCCTCGGCTACTGCCTCGGCTACATCGCGCCGTGGGTGACGTTCCGGGTCGTCGACCTCGACTGACCCCCTACTCGCGGCCCGGGAGGACGCCGGCTTCCGCGAACACCATCGCGAGGCGGTCCATGCGGGAGACGACGACGTCGCAGTGCGGGCGCACCGCGTCCTTCGGCACGAACCCGACGGCGTGCCCGGCGACCTTGAGCATCGGGAGGTCGTTCGCGCCGTCACCGATAGCCCACGCGTCCGCGAGGTCCACGCCCTCGCGCTCGCAGAGCGCCTCCAGCGCGTCGTCCTTCGTCCCCTCGATGAGCGGGCCGTCCGCCTCCCCCGTCAGCGCGCCGTCCTCGACGAGCAGGCGGTTCGCCACGATCTCGTCCACCTCGACGCCCTCCTTCGCGAGCGCCGCCTCGACGCCGCGGTCGAACCCGCCGGTGAGGATGGCCGTCGTGTGGCCGGCGTCGTTCAGCGCGCCGATGAGGTCGGCCGCGCCCGTCCGGAGTTCGACCTCGTCGAACGCCGCCTGCGCGACGTCGTCGGAGAGCCCGTCCAGCATCGCGGCGCGCTCGTAGAGCGACTCCGCGTAGGAGAGTTCGCCGCGCATCGCGCGCGCCGTGATGTCGC
This sequence is a window from Halocalculus aciditolerans. Protein-coding genes within it:
- a CDS encoding right-handed parallel beta-helix repeat-containing protein, producing the protein MHRPSTPTRRTTAVLLSALVVLSTFGIATPVAADAGGAGNVAFIGDTGYSSVSAAIDAAEAGDTVEVADGSYDGVRITKDVTLQPHGDYRPTLTSDGAAVVQLEGSADGATVRGFELAGSATLGVEIRANDVTVENNHITLDGGKTGVQVQDDADADTDTAAIGTEIIGNEITLTDALVGVSVNGDDTVKGNTITGASLEGIGFTGRANTIQSNTFEELGDTPSIQLYNDPASANGASGEVAIANALLADNPDASSVAVYDTDRTYTGAIVSDGTTYGSLQQAVNAVPEEATVTITETGTYGGFLLSTPGVTVTNASDVTATIDPSLGTATDSRVVDVRAADATIHGLTVKAGGYGNGISVTADGVTVSNNVVTGDDATTGVQTHTGTTGATIEHNHVDTVNVGVSLIGEGHTVTNNVIAGVETEGVGITNTGHSLTENTISTDGVPGIAVYNAVPATLNEETTANAQAKALLDANEVATVAFKQAGDTYDGRIAIDGTYYPSVQAALDAAEDGDTVELAPGAYTLDSSLEMETAGVTLSGAGEGETTIDASGLDHYGIDVRESVTIEDLTVLGPKAEEGDSKWDNFGIHAGNGEEYIDVTVRGVTVTGSALTELDLIGVEGATVEDVTLDGRDTAGSGLGLSDAKNVSVSGIEVTGNQWGGIAVMTNGQYDQPALTKNVSVSGVTFSGPGAPIYLDPKKDNARTNIKDLDLGPYTTQVTASDYRDGDFAWYFADTQNAFDFSTALVSDDFDGEAVPNHPVVKDTESGDYLVTPGLSVQSAVDAADEGDTVDVRAGTYDEHVSVDVANLNLTTSADATITRGVSLAADGATLAGFTVEPSNFHGVSQPVGVYVPADAGDVTVKNTVFSGPGVETTARGLLFATNGEGTATVSGNEFTEWSSAVYAPVQELTVTGNDFHDNAFALGGLEAGTPTVTANAFTNNVEAVGIGQATGVDLTENTFENNDRHVRDYSEQPVDVRAVAETNDFDGWAAVAVDDSVQQTLYGDLQAAVDEASAGNAVIVGGTHTTDVTLDESLTLAGVDDATIEGSVGFQKNSFVDDATVTGLTFTGDGTAINANSAGDDLTVTHNDFEGVANAMIHGGEDSGQDHVKTGWTVSENTVTDAGTAFRLWNLGDLTVAQNDFERLSGAGVSLVAVDGALVANNTVTDTTKSGVYVDGPFMDAFDTETRDVTVKHNVFDAAGDADTEYAQAAVSTGANLAERGEVGVHANSFLNTETYAVYADTGEGASGALDATLNWFGQASGPTAEQVAGPVSYDPFLTNTPENVPADVDETQQFGHDVVIPGDGEFHSVAFPAGTERTFGEVFGNFDGTVWAYDAESGEWVNPAADDRIDALDAVLVKSDDRVEVDFDFADANGDAPVAPAETDLHEGWNFVGAPMTGSAESAFAASTASPARVVQVYAGATSLPDGSGTAFGQYTFGSAADSPAVSGYTGYWVYVNENGTLAANGHPGMTASDDDPALSTQHGAFTTAEASV
- a CDS encoding PKD domain-containing protein translates to MSVTTPRAALVVALVAVVVAGPVVGTAAAAPPEPPAAYHGQVTVNGDPAPAGLTVAAHFHGETTDTLETTSDGAFGGPGAFDGKLKVPGNASTDGDSVSFTVNGVDADTTVSWSSGANEQVTLNVEDSTAPDAAVSNPVSAPVPAGTTVTLDASGSTDALGVDAYAWSLPDGSTASGPTAAYTFEDAGEHTVAVTVTDIAGNTATAETTVTVEAADTGNDGGGSGGSDDGPSTQPDDSTTNESAANESEASAGDVSLAVDANETTISVTNASANAATRIDIPESNATSTENASLTGLNVSTTTGANVSLSVSVSDRAPAENGSAADSGGGDALSYISVEHDVPDEEIGTVDFRFTVSESRMADRGTDADRVVLYRNHDDAWQRLDTRHVGTADGTATFVATSPGLSVFAVRSGQPDISVTDAALDATNVTVGEAASVAVTVTNDGSGAGNATLALTANGDAVTTRTVSVDADATTNVTLAFTPESAGEYDVAVNGTDAGTLTASAPATTTTESPSTDDAGNAVGGDAPREQSGFDLSTVAVTALVAVLVVGLFALARRRV
- the serB gene encoding phosphoserine phosphatase SerB, which encodes MALVAFDFDGTLSDSEMLVLLGEKYGVAEEIGDITARAMRGELSYAESLYERAAMLDGLSDDVAQAAFDEVELRTGAADLIGALNDAGHTTAILTGGFDRGVEAALAKEGVEVDEIVANRLLVEDGALTGEADGPLIEGTKDDALEALCEREGVDLADAWAIGDGANDLPMLKVAGHAVGFVPKDAVRPHCDVVVSRMDRLAMVFAEAGVLPGRE